The genomic stretch CGCCCCACCGCGATATCGGGCTCGCTCGGCAGTGTGTTCCAGCTCGCTGGCGACTTCATCGTCGGGGCCGGTGGCCGCGGCGGCCCGATGCCACGTGCGGCGGTCGGAGTCCGCCACGAGCGACAGCGCACCAGCCAGGGCTTCGTGTACGGCGATGCGCTGATGATGAGGGGCGCTCTGATACACGGCCGAGCGGATCAGCGGATGACGGAACTTGATCTCGTCGGCTGACGTGACGACGAGACGGGCCTCCTCAGCCGGACCGAGATCGACGAGTGACACACCGAGGGCGACGCCTGCCCGCAGGACCACATCGAGTTCGCAGGTGCCGTCGGCCGCTGCCAGCAGAAGGAGCAGGCGGGTGGCCGCGGGCAACTCCTCCAGCTGGGCCCGGAAGGCGTCCTGCACGCGTCCGGCGATCCTCAGCGGACCGACCGGCGTAACCAGGCCGTCCCTCGACAGGCGGGAGAGCTCTATCAGGGCCAGCGGGTTGCCGCCCGCCTCGTCCAAAAGCCTGTCGCGCACCGGAACAGTCAGCTCGGGCGCGCATTCCGCCAGCAGTTCCACGGCGGAGTCACGGTCCAGCCCGTCCAGCCGCATGACCTCGATCCCCGGCGTGAGGAACGGTTTTGCGGTGTCCCGTACCGCGAATACCATCACGATCGGATCCTCATGAAGCCTGCGCGCTGCGAACAACAACGCGTCCGAGGACGCCCGATCCAGCCATTGAGCATCGTCGATCAGGCACACCAGCGGCTGCCGCGCGGCAAGATCCGACAGCAGCGTCAGCGTCGCGGCGCCAACGAGGAACGGGTCGCGCACCGGAACCTCAGCCAGACCGAACACCGACCGCATGGCGGCCGCCTGCTGGCCCGGCAGAACGTCCAGCCGGTCCACGAACGGATGCAAGAGCAGGTACAGCCCACTGAACGGCAACTCGGCCTCGGTCTCGATGCCGGCCCCCCGTAACACCCCCATCCCGTCCGCGACCGACGCCAGATCATCGAGCAGGGCCGACTTGCCGACCCCCGCCTCACCCCGGACGACCAACGCCCCGCTCCGCCCTTGGCGGGCCTCCGCAAGCAGCACCTCCAAGCGGCCGCGCTCAAGGCGGCGTCCCTTCAGCATGACGGCACAGTAGCGCCCACGCCAAAGTGGCACATAAACGGGCGACCCCATCAACCACTCCCATGAACTCGCCCCCGCCTCGACCGCCGCCGCCGTCGACGGGTGTGTCCAGTCAGTGGTGTATCTCGATCTTGTTTGATGAGCGGGTGGTTGGGGTCAGGCGGCCCTCGAAGGTGATGGCGCAGGCGTTCAAAGCGGCTTTTTCGATCCATCCCCTGAACGGGCAGCGCCAGTGCGTTCTGGCGGTCATCGAGCACGCCACCAGGCGCGTTCGCGTGCTCGGCACCACCGCCCACCCGGCCGCCACCTGAGTCATCCACGCGTTCAAGAATCTCGTGATGGACCTGGAGAACGCGGGCTGCCGGGCGCGCTATCTGATCGGCGACCGGGTCGGGAAGTTCCCGGCGCTCATGGAGGAGATTCTCACCGACGTCGGCATCCAGGCCGTGCTCACCGGTGTTCGGATGCCGCGGATGAACGCGGTTATGGAGCGGTGGGTGCAGTCGTGTCGAACGTATGCCGACGAGACCGACTCGGTGGAGTCCTCCACGAATACTCGCATGCCGCTTGAACTGCGTGGATGGCGTTTTCGGCAGGCGCAGAGGCGGCGGGTGGCGGCAGTGATCAGCCAGGTGGCCGGGTGGTCCGGGATGGCTTGGCCGGGCCATTGGACAGCGGCGGCCAGCAACGCCTCCTGGACCGTGTCCTCGCAGGCGTCGAAGTCGCCGTACCGGCGGACGAGCGTGCCGAGGACCTGCGGCGCGAGGCGACGCAGCAGGCCCTCGGCGGCGTCGGTGATGCACACATTTCAAACCCGGACGGGTCCATGATCGGTCTGGCCTCCACCGCGCAGTAGCGGGCGTCGGGAAAGCGTTTAAATCAGCACCAAGTACTTCATCGGCCACCTCCCAGCGTCATGATCCTCCTCCATGAATCCTCTCTTAGAGGAGTCGGATCAGCGGAGCGGATTTCGACAGACCGGTTCGACGATGCCCGTTGTCCGCGACACCGTTGGATTCTGCTTGCGTGGTGGCCTGATGCCGGTCACGGAAGAGTCCTCACTCACTGGACGGCCGCGCCCCTGAGAGCCGCTCCGGGAGCGGGGCCAGCCGATAGTTGGCCCACATGAAGGCGTCCATCTGATGCTGGTCGGCGGTGAGGTTGACGACCCGGTCGATCTTGCCCCTGGTGTTGAAGTGCCACACCAGGGCCCATGTGGTGTCCACCTTGCCGCGACCCTTGGTGGTCCAGCCCCGGTGGACGTCGACGACGTACTCGTCGTCGGCCTGCAGGAACATCGGGTCCGCCTGGAAACCGGACTTGCCCAGTTCGGTGAAGAAGGCCACCACCTCCTCCACACCACGCTTGGTGCCCGACAGGGGGTGGTGGCCGGGGATGCTCCATTCGACGTTCTCGGTCAGCACCGACCTGATGCCCTCCATGTCCTGGGCGGCGTAGGCGGCGAAGAACCGGTTGATGGCCTCGATCTTGGGATTCTTGCCGGCCGCGGAGACCTCCTTGGTTGGTTCAGCGACGCCCGCGGCCGTCGCTGACCCACCGGTGAGGGCGCATGTCACAGCAACGGCGAAGGCGACGATGGGGATGGGATAACTCTTCATGGAAATGCTCTCCTCAGGGTTTGACCATCGGCGTCATGTCGGCCATCGGCCGGTGGCGGGAGACGGCGTGTGGCCGCCCAGCCACTGGCGAGTGGATTTCTCCTGGTCGGCGTGCTGGGCCAGCGGCATGCGGAGGCCG from Nonomuraea polychroma encodes the following:
- a CDS encoding sigma factor, with amino-acid sequence MCITDAAEGLLRRLAPQVLGTLVRRYGDFDACEDTVQEALLAAAVQWPGQAIPDHPATWLITAATRRLCACRKRHPRSSSGMRVFVEDSTESVSSAYVRHDCTHRSITAFIRGIRTPVSTAWMPTSVRISSMSAGNFPTRSPIR
- a CDS encoding nuclear transport factor 2 family protein; translation: MKSYPIPIVAFAVAVTCALTGGSATAAGVAEPTKEVSAAGKNPKIEAINRFFAAYAAQDMEGIRSVLTENVEWSIPGHHPLSGTKRGVEEVVAFFTELGKSGFQADPMFLQADDEYVVDVHRGWTTKGRGKVDTTWALVWHFNTRGKIDRVVNLTADQHQMDAFMWANYRLAPLPERLSGARPSSE